Proteins encoded together in one Diceros bicornis minor isolate mBicDic1 chromosome 18, mDicBic1.mat.cur, whole genome shotgun sequence window:
- the HDAC5 gene encoding histone deacetylase 5 isoform X3 — protein MNSPTESDGMSGREPSLEILPRTPLHGIPVAVEVKPVLPGAMPSSMGGGGGGSPSPVELRGALAGPVDPALREQQLQQELLVLKQQQQLQKQLLFAEFQKQHDHLTRQHEVQLQKHLKQQQEMLAAKRQQELEQQRQREQQRQEELEKQRLEQQLLVLRNKEKSKESAIASTEVKLRLQEFLLSKSKEPTPGGLNHSLPQHPKCWGAHHASLDQSSPPQSGPPGTPPSYKLPLLGPYDSRDDFPLRKTASEPNLKVRSRLKQKVAERRSSPLLRRKDGTVISTFKKRAVEITGAGPGVSSVCNSAPGSGPSSPNSSHSTIAENGFTGSVPNIPTEMLPQHRALPLDSSPNQFSLYTSPSLPNISLGLQATVTVTNSHLTASPKLSTQQEAERQALQSLRQGGALTGKFMSTSSIPGCLLGVALEGDTSPHGHASLLQHVLLLEQARQQSTLIAVPLHGQSPLVTGERVATSMRTVGKLPRHRPLSRTQSSPLPQSPQALQQLVMQQQHQQFLEKQKQQQLQLGKILTKTGELPRQPTTHPEETEEELTEQQEALLGEGALTIPREGSTESESTQEDLEEEEEEEEEEEEEEEDCIQVKDEEGESGAEEGPDLEESSAGYKKVFSDAQQLQPLQVYQAPLSLATVPHQALGRTQSSPAAPGGMKSPPDQPTKHLFTTGVVYDTFMLKHQCMCGNTHVHPEHAGRIQSIWSRLQETGLLSKCERIRGRKATLDEIQTVHSEYHTLLYGTSPLNRQKLDSKKLLGPISQKMYAMLPCGGIGVDSDTVWNEMHSSSAVRMAVGCLVELAFKVAAGELKNGFAIIRPPGHHAEESTAMGFCFFNSVAITTKLLQQKLNVGKVLIVDWDIHHGNGTQQAFYNDPSVLYISLHRYDNGNFFPGSGAPEEVGGGPGMGYNVNVAWTGGVDPPIGDVEYLTAFRTVVMPIAHEFSPDVVLVSAGFDAVEGHLSPLGGYSVTARCFGHLTRQLMTLAGGRVVLALEGGHDLTAICDASEACVSALLSVELQPLDEAILQQKPNINAVATLEKVIEIQSKHWSCVQRFAAGLGRSLREAQAGETEEAETVSAMALLSVGAEQAQAAAAREHSPRPAEEPMEQEPAL, from the exons TGGAGGTGAAGCCAGTGCTGCCAGGAGCCATGCCCAGCTCCatggggggcgggggtggaggcAGCCCGAGCCCTGTGGAGCTGCGGGGTGCTCTGGCAGGCCCTGTGGACCCTGCGCTGCGAGAGCAGCAACTGCAGCAGGAGCTCTTGGTGcttaagcagcagcagcagctgcagaaGCAGCTCCTGTTCGCTGAGTTCCAGAAACAGCACGACCACCTGACACGGCAGCATGAGGTCCAGCTGCAGAAGCACCTCAAG cagcagcaggagatgCTGGCAGCCaagaggcagcaggagctggagcagcaGCGGCAGCGGGAACAGCAACggcaggaggagctggagaagCAGCGGCTGGAGCAGCAACTGCTTGTCCTGCGAAACAAGGAGAAGAGCAAAGAGA GTGCCATCGCCAGCACTGAGGTGAAGCTGAGGCTCCAGGAATTCCTCCTGTCGAAGTCAAAGGAGCCCACACCAGGCGGCCTCAACCAttccctcccacagcatcccaaATGCTG gGGAGCCCACCATGCCTCTTTGGACCAGAGTTCCCCTCCCCAGAGCGGCCCCCCTGGGACACCTCCCTCCTACAAACTGCCTTTGCTTGGGCCCTACGACAGCCGTGATGACTTCCCCCTCCGCAAAACAG CCTCTGAACCCAACTTGAAAGTGCGTTCGAGGCTAAAGCAGAAGGTGGCCGAGCGGAGAAGCAGTCCCCTCCTGCGTCGCAAGGATGGGACTGTCATTAGCACCTTTAAGAAGAGAGCTGTTGAGATCACAGGTGCTGGGCCTGGAG TGTCGTCCGTGTGTAACAGCGCGCCAGGTTCCGGCCCCAGCTCTCCCAACAGCTCCCACAGCACCATCGCTGAGAATGGCTTTACTGGCTCAGTCCCCAACATCCCCACTGAG aTGCTCCCCCAGCACCGGGCCCTCCCTCTGGACAGCTCCCCCAACCAGTTCAGCCTCTACACGTCTCCCTCTCTGCCCAACATCTCCCTAGGGCTGCAGGCCACGGTCACTGTCACCAACTCGCACCTCACC gCCTCCCCGAAGCTGTCAACACAGCAGGAGGCCGAGAGGCAGGCCCTCCAGTCCCTGCGGCAGGGTGGCGCACTGACGGGCAAGTTCATGAGCACATCCTCCATCCCCGGCTGCCTGCTGGGTGTGGCACTAGAGGGCGACACGAGCCCCCATGGGCATGCCTCCCTGCTGCAGCATGTGCTGCTGCTGGAGCAGGCCCGGCAGCAGAGCACCCTCATCGCTG tgCCGCTCCACGGGCAGTCCCCGCTGGTGACGGGTGAACGCGTGGCCACCAGCATGCGGACGGTGGGCAAGCTCCCACGGCACCGGCCCCTGAGCCGCACTCAGTCCTCGCCACTACCCCAGAGCCCCCAGGCCCTGCAGCAGCTGGTCATgcagcagcagcaccagcagTTTCTGGagaagcagaagcagcagcagctgcagctgggCAAG ATCCTCACCAAGACTGGGGAGCTGCCACGGCAGCCCACCACCCACCCtgaggagacagaagaggagtTGACGGAGCAGCAGGAGGCCTTGCTTGGGGAGGGAGCCCTGACAATACCCCGAGAAGGCTCCACGGAGAGTGAGAGCACGCAGGAAGacctggaggaggaagaggaggaggaggaagaggaggaggaggaggaggaggactgcATCCAGGTCAAGGATGAGGAGGGCGAGAGTGGTGCTGAGGAGGGGCCTGACTTGGAGGAGTCCAGTGCTGGTTACAAAAAG GTGTTCTCAGATGCCCAGCAGCTGCAGCCGCTGCAGGTGTACCAGGCGCCCCTCAGCCTGGCCACTGTGCCCCACCAGGCCCTGGGCCGCACCCAGTCCTCACCTGCTGCCCCTGGGGGCATGAAGAGCCCCCCAGACCAGCCCACCAAGCACCTCTTCACCACAG GTGTGGTCTACGACACATTCATGCTCAAGCACCAGTGTATGTGTGGGAACACGCACGTGCACCCCGAGCACGCCGGCCGGATTCAGAGCATCTGGTCCAGGCTGCAGGAGACAGGCCTGCTTAGCAAATGTGAG CGGATCCGGGGTCGCAAAGCCACACTGGACGAGATCCAGACTGTGCACTCCGAATACCACACCCTGCTCTATGGGACCAGCCCCCTCAACCGACAGAAGCTGGACAGCAAGAAGCTGCTCG GCCCCATCAGCCAGAAGATGTACGCCATGCTGCCTTGTGGGGGCATCGGG GTGGACAGTGACACCGTGTGGAACGAGATGCACTCCTCCAGTGCCGTGCGCATGGCGGTGGGCTGCCTGGTGGAGCTGGCTTTCAAGGTGGCGGCTGGAGAGCTCAAG AATGGATTTGCCATCATCCGGCCCCCAGGACACCACGCCGAGGAATCCACAGCCAT gggaTTCTGCTTCTTCAACTCTGTAGCCATCACAACCAAACTCCTGCAGCAGAAGTTGAACGTGGGCAAGGTTCTCATCGTGGACTGG GACATTCACCATGGCAATGGCACCCAGCAAGCGTTCTACAATGATCCCTCTGTGCTCTACATCTCCCTCCATCGCTATGACAATGGGAACTTCTttccaggctctggggctcctgaAGAG GTTGGCGGAGGGCCGGGCATGGGGTACAATGTGAACGTGGCATGGACGGGAGGTGTGGATCCCCCCATCGGAGACGTGGAGTACCTAACGGCCTTCAG GACAGTGGTGATGCCCATTGCCCACGAATTCTCACCTGACGTGGTCCTAGTCTCTGCCGGGTTTGATGCTGTTGAGGGACACCTGTCTCCGCTGGGTGGCTACTCTGTCACCGCCAGAT GTTTTGGCCACTTGACCAGGCAGCTGATGACACTGGCAGGGGGCCGGGTGGTGCTGGCCTTGGAGGGAGGCCACGACTTGACCGCCATCTGTGATGCCTCTGAGGCCTGCGTCTCGGCTCTGCTCAGTGTGGAG CTGCAGCCCTTGGACGAGGCAATCTTGCAGCAAAAGCCCAACATCAACGCAGTGGCCACACTAGAGAAGGTCATCGAGATCCAGA GCAAACACTGGAGCTGTGTGCAGAGGTTCGCCGCTGGTCTGGGCCGTTCCCTGCGGGAGGCCCAGGCAGGTGAGACGGAGGAGGCCGAGACTGTGAGCGCCATGGCCTTGCTGTCGGTGGGGGCCGAGCaggcccaggctgctgcagccCGGGAGCACAGCCCCAG GCCGGCAGAGGAGCCCATGGAGCAGGAGCCTGCCCTGTGA
- the HDAC5 gene encoding histone deacetylase 5 isoform X2, protein MNSPTESADGMSGREPSLEILPRTPLHGIPVAVEVKPVLPGAMPSSMGGGGGGSPSPVELRGALAGPVDPALREQQLQQELLVLKQQQQLQKQLLFAEFQKQHDHLTRQHEVQLQKHLKQQQEMLAAKRQQELEQQRQREQQRQEELEKQRLEQQLLVLRNKEKSKESAIASTEVKLRLQEFLLSKSKEPTPGGLNHSLPQHPKCWGAHHASLDQSSPPQSGPPGTPPSYKLPLLGPYDSRDDFPLRKTASEPNLKVRSRLKQKVAERRSSPLLRRKDGTVISTFKKRAVEITGAGPGVSSVCNSAPGSGPSSPNSSHSTIAENGFTGSVPNIPTEMLPQHRALPLDSSPNQFSLYTSPSLPNISLGLQATVTVTNSHLTASPKLSTQQEAERQALQSLRQGGALTGKFMSTSSIPGCLLGVALEGDTSPHGHASLLQHVLLLEQARQQSTLIAVPLHGQSPLVTGERVATSMRTVGKLPRHRPLSRTQSSPLPQSPQALQQLVMQQQHQQFLEKQKQQQLQLGKILTKTGELPRQPTTHPEETEEELTEQQEALLGEGALTIPREGSTESESTQEDLEEEEEEEEEEEEEEEDCIQVKDEEGESGAEEGPDLEESSAGYKKVFSDAQQLQPLQVYQAPLSLATVPHQALGRTQSSPAAPGGMKSPPDQPTKHLFTTGVVYDTFMLKHQCMCGNTHVHPEHAGRIQSIWSRLQETGLLSKCERIRGRKATLDEIQTVHSEYHTLLYGTSPLNRQKLDSKKLLGPISQKMYAMLPCGGIGVDSDTVWNEMHSSSAVRMAVGCLVELAFKVAAGELKNGFAIIRPPGHHAEESTAMGFCFFNSVAITTKLLQQKLNVGKVLIVDWDIHHGNGTQQAFYNDPSVLYISLHRYDNGNFFPGSGAPEEVGGGPGMGYNVNVAWTGGVDPPIGDVEYLTAFRTVVMPIAHEFSPDVVLVSAGFDAVEGHLSPLGGYSVTARCFGHLTRQLMTLAGGRVVLALEGGHDLTAICDASEACVSALLSVELQPLDEAILQQKPNINAVATLEKVIEIQSKHWSCVQRFAAGLGRSLREAQAGETEEAETVSAMALLSVGAEQAQAAAAREHSPRPAEEPMEQEPAL, encoded by the exons TGGAGGTGAAGCCAGTGCTGCCAGGAGCCATGCCCAGCTCCatggggggcgggggtggaggcAGCCCGAGCCCTGTGGAGCTGCGGGGTGCTCTGGCAGGCCCTGTGGACCCTGCGCTGCGAGAGCAGCAACTGCAGCAGGAGCTCTTGGTGcttaagcagcagcagcagctgcagaaGCAGCTCCTGTTCGCTGAGTTCCAGAAACAGCACGACCACCTGACACGGCAGCATGAGGTCCAGCTGCAGAAGCACCTCAAG cagcagcaggagatgCTGGCAGCCaagaggcagcaggagctggagcagcaGCGGCAGCGGGAACAGCAACggcaggaggagctggagaagCAGCGGCTGGAGCAGCAACTGCTTGTCCTGCGAAACAAGGAGAAGAGCAAAGAGA GTGCCATCGCCAGCACTGAGGTGAAGCTGAGGCTCCAGGAATTCCTCCTGTCGAAGTCAAAGGAGCCCACACCAGGCGGCCTCAACCAttccctcccacagcatcccaaATGCTG gGGAGCCCACCATGCCTCTTTGGACCAGAGTTCCCCTCCCCAGAGCGGCCCCCCTGGGACACCTCCCTCCTACAAACTGCCTTTGCTTGGGCCCTACGACAGCCGTGATGACTTCCCCCTCCGCAAAACAG CCTCTGAACCCAACTTGAAAGTGCGTTCGAGGCTAAAGCAGAAGGTGGCCGAGCGGAGAAGCAGTCCCCTCCTGCGTCGCAAGGATGGGACTGTCATTAGCACCTTTAAGAAGAGAGCTGTTGAGATCACAGGTGCTGGGCCTGGAG TGTCGTCCGTGTGTAACAGCGCGCCAGGTTCCGGCCCCAGCTCTCCCAACAGCTCCCACAGCACCATCGCTGAGAATGGCTTTACTGGCTCAGTCCCCAACATCCCCACTGAG aTGCTCCCCCAGCACCGGGCCCTCCCTCTGGACAGCTCCCCCAACCAGTTCAGCCTCTACACGTCTCCCTCTCTGCCCAACATCTCCCTAGGGCTGCAGGCCACGGTCACTGTCACCAACTCGCACCTCACC gCCTCCCCGAAGCTGTCAACACAGCAGGAGGCCGAGAGGCAGGCCCTCCAGTCCCTGCGGCAGGGTGGCGCACTGACGGGCAAGTTCATGAGCACATCCTCCATCCCCGGCTGCCTGCTGGGTGTGGCACTAGAGGGCGACACGAGCCCCCATGGGCATGCCTCCCTGCTGCAGCATGTGCTGCTGCTGGAGCAGGCCCGGCAGCAGAGCACCCTCATCGCTG tgCCGCTCCACGGGCAGTCCCCGCTGGTGACGGGTGAACGCGTGGCCACCAGCATGCGGACGGTGGGCAAGCTCCCACGGCACCGGCCCCTGAGCCGCACTCAGTCCTCGCCACTACCCCAGAGCCCCCAGGCCCTGCAGCAGCTGGTCATgcagcagcagcaccagcagTTTCTGGagaagcagaagcagcagcagctgcagctgggCAAG ATCCTCACCAAGACTGGGGAGCTGCCACGGCAGCCCACCACCCACCCtgaggagacagaagaggagtTGACGGAGCAGCAGGAGGCCTTGCTTGGGGAGGGAGCCCTGACAATACCCCGAGAAGGCTCCACGGAGAGTGAGAGCACGCAGGAAGacctggaggaggaagaggaggaggaggaagaggaggaggaggaggaggaggactgcATCCAGGTCAAGGATGAGGAGGGCGAGAGTGGTGCTGAGGAGGGGCCTGACTTGGAGGAGTCCAGTGCTGGTTACAAAAAG GTGTTCTCAGATGCCCAGCAGCTGCAGCCGCTGCAGGTGTACCAGGCGCCCCTCAGCCTGGCCACTGTGCCCCACCAGGCCCTGGGCCGCACCCAGTCCTCACCTGCTGCCCCTGGGGGCATGAAGAGCCCCCCAGACCAGCCCACCAAGCACCTCTTCACCACAG GTGTGGTCTACGACACATTCATGCTCAAGCACCAGTGTATGTGTGGGAACACGCACGTGCACCCCGAGCACGCCGGCCGGATTCAGAGCATCTGGTCCAGGCTGCAGGAGACAGGCCTGCTTAGCAAATGTGAG CGGATCCGGGGTCGCAAAGCCACACTGGACGAGATCCAGACTGTGCACTCCGAATACCACACCCTGCTCTATGGGACCAGCCCCCTCAACCGACAGAAGCTGGACAGCAAGAAGCTGCTCG GCCCCATCAGCCAGAAGATGTACGCCATGCTGCCTTGTGGGGGCATCGGG GTGGACAGTGACACCGTGTGGAACGAGATGCACTCCTCCAGTGCCGTGCGCATGGCGGTGGGCTGCCTGGTGGAGCTGGCTTTCAAGGTGGCGGCTGGAGAGCTCAAG AATGGATTTGCCATCATCCGGCCCCCAGGACACCACGCCGAGGAATCCACAGCCAT gggaTTCTGCTTCTTCAACTCTGTAGCCATCACAACCAAACTCCTGCAGCAGAAGTTGAACGTGGGCAAGGTTCTCATCGTGGACTGG GACATTCACCATGGCAATGGCACCCAGCAAGCGTTCTACAATGATCCCTCTGTGCTCTACATCTCCCTCCATCGCTATGACAATGGGAACTTCTttccaggctctggggctcctgaAGAG GTTGGCGGAGGGCCGGGCATGGGGTACAATGTGAACGTGGCATGGACGGGAGGTGTGGATCCCCCCATCGGAGACGTGGAGTACCTAACGGCCTTCAG GACAGTGGTGATGCCCATTGCCCACGAATTCTCACCTGACGTGGTCCTAGTCTCTGCCGGGTTTGATGCTGTTGAGGGACACCTGTCTCCGCTGGGTGGCTACTCTGTCACCGCCAGAT GTTTTGGCCACTTGACCAGGCAGCTGATGACACTGGCAGGGGGCCGGGTGGTGCTGGCCTTGGAGGGAGGCCACGACTTGACCGCCATCTGTGATGCCTCTGAGGCCTGCGTCTCGGCTCTGCTCAGTGTGGAG CTGCAGCCCTTGGACGAGGCAATCTTGCAGCAAAAGCCCAACATCAACGCAGTGGCCACACTAGAGAAGGTCATCGAGATCCAGA GCAAACACTGGAGCTGTGTGCAGAGGTTCGCCGCTGGTCTGGGCCGTTCCCTGCGGGAGGCCCAGGCAGGTGAGACGGAGGAGGCCGAGACTGTGAGCGCCATGGCCTTGCTGTCGGTGGGGGCCGAGCaggcccaggctgctgcagccCGGGAGCACAGCCCCAG GCCGGCAGAGGAGCCCATGGAGCAGGAGCCTGCCCTGTGA
- the HDAC5 gene encoding histone deacetylase 5 isoform X4, whose translation MNSPTESVEVKPVLPGAMPSSMGGGGGGSPSPVELRGALAGPVDPALREQQLQQELLVLKQQQQLQKQLLFAEFQKQHDHLTRQHEVQLQKHLKQQQEMLAAKRQQELEQQRQREQQRQEELEKQRLEQQLLVLRNKEKSKESAIASTEVKLRLQEFLLSKSKEPTPGGLNHSLPQHPKCWGAHHASLDQSSPPQSGPPGTPPSYKLPLLGPYDSRDDFPLRKTASEPNLKVRSRLKQKVAERRSSPLLRRKDGTVISTFKKRAVEITGAGPGVSSVCNSAPGSGPSSPNSSHSTIAENGFTGSVPNIPTEMLPQHRALPLDSSPNQFSLYTSPSLPNISLGLQATVTVTNSHLTASPKLSTQQEAERQALQSLRQGGALTGKFMSTSSIPGCLLGVALEGDTSPHGHASLLQHVLLLEQARQQSTLIAVPLHGQSPLVTGERVATSMRTVGKLPRHRPLSRTQSSPLPQSPQALQQLVMQQQHQQFLEKQKQQQLQLGKILTKTGELPRQPTTHPEETEEELTEQQEALLGEGALTIPREGSTESESTQEDLEEEEEEEEEEEEEEEDCIQVKDEEGESGAEEGPDLEESSAGYKKVFSDAQQLQPLQVYQAPLSLATVPHQALGRTQSSPAAPGGMKSPPDQPTKHLFTTGVVYDTFMLKHQCMCGNTHVHPEHAGRIQSIWSRLQETGLLSKCERIRGRKATLDEIQTVHSEYHTLLYGTSPLNRQKLDSKKLLGPISQKMYAMLPCGGIGVDSDTVWNEMHSSSAVRMAVGCLVELAFKVAAGELKNGFAIIRPPGHHAEESTAMGFCFFNSVAITTKLLQQKLNVGKVLIVDWDIHHGNGTQQAFYNDPSVLYISLHRYDNGNFFPGSGAPEEVGGGPGMGYNVNVAWTGGVDPPIGDVEYLTAFRTVVMPIAHEFSPDVVLVSAGFDAVEGHLSPLGGYSVTARCFGHLTRQLMTLAGGRVVLALEGGHDLTAICDASEACVSALLSVELQPLDEAILQQKPNINAVATLEKVIEIQSKHWSCVQRFAAGLGRSLREAQAGETEEAETVSAMALLSVGAEQAQAAAAREHSPRPAEEPMEQEPAL comes from the exons TGGAGGTGAAGCCAGTGCTGCCAGGAGCCATGCCCAGCTCCatggggggcgggggtggaggcAGCCCGAGCCCTGTGGAGCTGCGGGGTGCTCTGGCAGGCCCTGTGGACCCTGCGCTGCGAGAGCAGCAACTGCAGCAGGAGCTCTTGGTGcttaagcagcagcagcagctgcagaaGCAGCTCCTGTTCGCTGAGTTCCAGAAACAGCACGACCACCTGACACGGCAGCATGAGGTCCAGCTGCAGAAGCACCTCAAG cagcagcaggagatgCTGGCAGCCaagaggcagcaggagctggagcagcaGCGGCAGCGGGAACAGCAACggcaggaggagctggagaagCAGCGGCTGGAGCAGCAACTGCTTGTCCTGCGAAACAAGGAGAAGAGCAAAGAGA GTGCCATCGCCAGCACTGAGGTGAAGCTGAGGCTCCAGGAATTCCTCCTGTCGAAGTCAAAGGAGCCCACACCAGGCGGCCTCAACCAttccctcccacagcatcccaaATGCTG gGGAGCCCACCATGCCTCTTTGGACCAGAGTTCCCCTCCCCAGAGCGGCCCCCCTGGGACACCTCCCTCCTACAAACTGCCTTTGCTTGGGCCCTACGACAGCCGTGATGACTTCCCCCTCCGCAAAACAG CCTCTGAACCCAACTTGAAAGTGCGTTCGAGGCTAAAGCAGAAGGTGGCCGAGCGGAGAAGCAGTCCCCTCCTGCGTCGCAAGGATGGGACTGTCATTAGCACCTTTAAGAAGAGAGCTGTTGAGATCACAGGTGCTGGGCCTGGAG TGTCGTCCGTGTGTAACAGCGCGCCAGGTTCCGGCCCCAGCTCTCCCAACAGCTCCCACAGCACCATCGCTGAGAATGGCTTTACTGGCTCAGTCCCCAACATCCCCACTGAG aTGCTCCCCCAGCACCGGGCCCTCCCTCTGGACAGCTCCCCCAACCAGTTCAGCCTCTACACGTCTCCCTCTCTGCCCAACATCTCCCTAGGGCTGCAGGCCACGGTCACTGTCACCAACTCGCACCTCACC gCCTCCCCGAAGCTGTCAACACAGCAGGAGGCCGAGAGGCAGGCCCTCCAGTCCCTGCGGCAGGGTGGCGCACTGACGGGCAAGTTCATGAGCACATCCTCCATCCCCGGCTGCCTGCTGGGTGTGGCACTAGAGGGCGACACGAGCCCCCATGGGCATGCCTCCCTGCTGCAGCATGTGCTGCTGCTGGAGCAGGCCCGGCAGCAGAGCACCCTCATCGCTG tgCCGCTCCACGGGCAGTCCCCGCTGGTGACGGGTGAACGCGTGGCCACCAGCATGCGGACGGTGGGCAAGCTCCCACGGCACCGGCCCCTGAGCCGCACTCAGTCCTCGCCACTACCCCAGAGCCCCCAGGCCCTGCAGCAGCTGGTCATgcagcagcagcaccagcagTTTCTGGagaagcagaagcagcagcagctgcagctgggCAAG ATCCTCACCAAGACTGGGGAGCTGCCACGGCAGCCCACCACCCACCCtgaggagacagaagaggagtTGACGGAGCAGCAGGAGGCCTTGCTTGGGGAGGGAGCCCTGACAATACCCCGAGAAGGCTCCACGGAGAGTGAGAGCACGCAGGAAGacctggaggaggaagaggaggaggaggaagaggaggaggaggaggaggaggactgcATCCAGGTCAAGGATGAGGAGGGCGAGAGTGGTGCTGAGGAGGGGCCTGACTTGGAGGAGTCCAGTGCTGGTTACAAAAAG GTGTTCTCAGATGCCCAGCAGCTGCAGCCGCTGCAGGTGTACCAGGCGCCCCTCAGCCTGGCCACTGTGCCCCACCAGGCCCTGGGCCGCACCCAGTCCTCACCTGCTGCCCCTGGGGGCATGAAGAGCCCCCCAGACCAGCCCACCAAGCACCTCTTCACCACAG GTGTGGTCTACGACACATTCATGCTCAAGCACCAGTGTATGTGTGGGAACACGCACGTGCACCCCGAGCACGCCGGCCGGATTCAGAGCATCTGGTCCAGGCTGCAGGAGACAGGCCTGCTTAGCAAATGTGAG CGGATCCGGGGTCGCAAAGCCACACTGGACGAGATCCAGACTGTGCACTCCGAATACCACACCCTGCTCTATGGGACCAGCCCCCTCAACCGACAGAAGCTGGACAGCAAGAAGCTGCTCG GCCCCATCAGCCAGAAGATGTACGCCATGCTGCCTTGTGGGGGCATCGGG GTGGACAGTGACACCGTGTGGAACGAGATGCACTCCTCCAGTGCCGTGCGCATGGCGGTGGGCTGCCTGGTGGAGCTGGCTTTCAAGGTGGCGGCTGGAGAGCTCAAG AATGGATTTGCCATCATCCGGCCCCCAGGACACCACGCCGAGGAATCCACAGCCAT gggaTTCTGCTTCTTCAACTCTGTAGCCATCACAACCAAACTCCTGCAGCAGAAGTTGAACGTGGGCAAGGTTCTCATCGTGGACTGG GACATTCACCATGGCAATGGCACCCAGCAAGCGTTCTACAATGATCCCTCTGTGCTCTACATCTCCCTCCATCGCTATGACAATGGGAACTTCTttccaggctctggggctcctgaAGAG GTTGGCGGAGGGCCGGGCATGGGGTACAATGTGAACGTGGCATGGACGGGAGGTGTGGATCCCCCCATCGGAGACGTGGAGTACCTAACGGCCTTCAG GACAGTGGTGATGCCCATTGCCCACGAATTCTCACCTGACGTGGTCCTAGTCTCTGCCGGGTTTGATGCTGTTGAGGGACACCTGTCTCCGCTGGGTGGCTACTCTGTCACCGCCAGAT GTTTTGGCCACTTGACCAGGCAGCTGATGACACTGGCAGGGGGCCGGGTGGTGCTGGCCTTGGAGGGAGGCCACGACTTGACCGCCATCTGTGATGCCTCTGAGGCCTGCGTCTCGGCTCTGCTCAGTGTGGAG CTGCAGCCCTTGGACGAGGCAATCTTGCAGCAAAAGCCCAACATCAACGCAGTGGCCACACTAGAGAAGGTCATCGAGATCCAGA GCAAACACTGGAGCTGTGTGCAGAGGTTCGCCGCTGGTCTGGGCCGTTCCCTGCGGGAGGCCCAGGCAGGTGAGACGGAGGAGGCCGAGACTGTGAGCGCCATGGCCTTGCTGTCGGTGGGGGCCGAGCaggcccaggctgctgcagccCGGGAGCACAGCCCCAG GCCGGCAGAGGAGCCCATGGAGCAGGAGCCTGCCCTGTGA